One window of the Deinococcus sp. Leaf326 genome contains the following:
- a CDS encoding alpha/beta hydrolase — MLEWDTAQEGARMAQLGPVLSQTRRTVTRAVQWQEGPLHVGQVVRPSTLGLGAPSSRGLPYQEVGVPAPHGEMPAWLVRGGPAPGAPQTDWVILTHSYKGLRQDALRILPTFAQLGLTSLTITYRNAHGAPRTPQGVYRLSAEEWEDLEAAVRYAQAQGARRIVLMGFSMGAGITLAFLRYSALATSISGVILDSPPLEWRSLIRHFARRYYLRPLAGFVEWLTVLKSGQDFDAVDHHSVMHLFSTPMLLFHGSADRTVPVTHAERLAQARPDLVEYHRVEGAEHLRPWNIDPEHYQNMLKRFVQRVLPDVRQS, encoded by the coding sequence ATGCTGGAGTGGGACACGGCTCAGGAAGGTGCCCGCATGGCCCAACTGGGACCCGTGCTGTCCCAGACGCGCCGCACCGTCACGCGGGCGGTGCAGTGGCAGGAGGGCCCCCTGCATGTCGGTCAGGTTGTGCGTCCCAGTACCCTGGGCCTGGGGGCGCCGTCTTCCCGCGGCCTGCCCTATCAGGAGGTAGGCGTGCCGGCGCCTCACGGCGAGATGCCTGCCTGGCTGGTCCGGGGAGGACCGGCTCCCGGCGCCCCGCAGACCGACTGGGTCATCCTGACCCACAGTTACAAGGGCCTGCGGCAGGACGCCCTGCGGATTCTGCCGACCTTCGCGCAACTGGGCCTGACCAGCCTGACCATCACCTACCGCAACGCACACGGCGCGCCCCGGACCCCTCAGGGGGTCTACCGGTTGAGCGCCGAGGAATGGGAAGACCTTGAGGCGGCCGTCCGCTACGCCCAGGCGCAGGGCGCGCGGCGGATTGTCCTGATGGGCTTCAGCATGGGCGCCGGCATTACCCTTGCCTTCCTGCGCTACAGCGCCCTGGCCACGTCGATCAGTGGAGTGATTCTGGATTCGCCTCCGCTGGAATGGCGCTCGCTGATTCGTCATTTTGCCCGGCGCTACTACCTGCGCCCACTGGCGGGGTTCGTGGAGTGGTTGACCGTCCTGAAGAGCGGCCAGGACTTCGACGCGGTGGACCACCACAGCGTGATGCACCTGTTTTCGACCCCTATGCTGTTGTTCCACGGCAGCGCTGACCGGACGGTGCCGGTCACCCACGCGGAGCGTCTGGCCCAGGCGCGCCCCGATCTCGTCGAGTATCACCGGGTTGAGGGTGCCGAGCATCTGCGGCCCTGGA